From the Gouania willdenowi chromosome 19, fGouWil2.1, whole genome shotgun sequence genome, one window contains:
- the slc16a3b gene encoding monocarboxylate transporter 4 produces MGGAVVDDSPCAVKAPDGGWGWAVLAGGFVITGFSYAFPKAVSVFFKELIREFDVGYSDTAWISSILLAMLYGTGPLCSILVNRFGCRPVMIVGGFFASLGMILASFATSIIHIYLCTGVITGLGLSLNFQPSLIMLNRYFSKKRPLANGLAAAGSPVALCCLSPLGQVLQYHYGWRGGFLILGGMLLNCCACGALMRPLVPPKTSQDVEQHQAADKPPVKKKLLDFSVFKDRGFLIYTLAASVMVLGLFVPPVFVVNYAKGLGYEDTKSALLLTILGFVDMFARPLSGLIAGLKWVRPRTVYLFAFAMIFNGCSDLIGSQADDYTGLVAFCAFFGMSYGMVGALQFEVLMTIVGTEKFSSALGLVLLMEAIAVLVGPPGAGRLLDYTHQYMHVFLLAGCEVVLSAIILSLGNFFCIKRKAENSKADIEEPINAAEKEGLRCCAEAIEDANDGRETDNGNVCVANKDTETTL; encoded by the exons ATGGGTGGAGCGGTGGTGGACGACAGCCCTTGTGCCGTGAAGGCACCTGATGGCGGCTGGGGTTGGGCGGTGTTGGCCGGGGGCTTTGTCATCACCGGCTTCTCCTACGCCTTCCCCAAAGCTGTCAGCGTTTTCTTCAAAGAGCTGATTCGTGAGTTTGACGTGGGATACAGTGACACTGCCTGGATCTCATCAATACTGCTGGCCATGCTGTACGGCACAG GGCCTCTGTGCAGTATACTGGTGAACAGGTTCGGCTGCCGACCAGTGATGATTGTCGGAGGGTTCTTTGCTTCACTGGGAATGATTCTGGCTTCTTTTGCTACGAGCATCATACACATCTATCTATGCACAGGAGTCATCACAG GTCTGGGACTCTCGTTGAACTTCCAACCTTCTCTGATCATGTTGAATCGATACTTCAGTAAAAAGCGTCCTCTTGCCAATGGCTTGGCAGCAGCAGGCAGTCCTGTGGCGCTGTGCTGTCTGTCTCCTCTGGGACAGGTTCTCCAGTACCACTACGGCTGGAGGGGGGGGTTCCTCATCCTGGGGGGCATGCTGCTCAACTGCTGTGCCTGTGGTGCTCTCATGAGGCCCTTAGTGCCGCCCAAGACGTCCCAGGACGTGGAGCAGCACCAAGCAGCAGACAAACCCCCGGTAAAGAAGAAGCTGTTGGACTTCAGCGTGTTCAAGGATCGAGGATTTCTCATCTATACGTTAGCAGCATCTGTGATGGTGCTGGGCTTGTTTGTGCCCCCTGTATTTGTCGTCAACTATGCTAAAGGACTCGGCTACGAGGACACCAAGTCTGCGCTGCTGCTCACTATCTTGGGATTTGTGGATATGTTTGCCCGACCATTGTCAGGGTTAATAGCGGGACTGAAGTGGGTTCGGCCCCGAACTGTCTACCTGTTCGCCTTCGCAATGATATTCAACGGCTGCTCCGACCTCATCGGCTCACAG GCTGATGACTACACTGGTCTGGTGGCCTTCTGTGCGTTCTTCGGGATGTCGTACGGCATGGTGGGGGCGCTTCAGTTTGAGGTTCTCATGACCATTGTTGGAACAGAGAAGTTCTCCAGTGCCCTCGGGCTGGTTCTGCTGATGGAAGCCATTGCTGTGTTGGTGGGACCTCCAGGAGCAG GTCGCCTGTTGGACTACACCCACCAGTACATGCATGTGTTCCTGCTCGCAGGCTGCGAGGTCGTCCTGTCGGCCATCATCTTGAGCCTGGGTAACTTCTTCTGCATCAAAAGAAAAGCGGAAAACTCAAAGGCCGACATAGAGGAGCCCATAAACGCTGCAGAGAAGGAGGGGCTGAGGTGTTGTGCGGAGGCTATCGAGGACGCTAACGATGGCAGAGAAACGGACAATGGCAACGTGTGTGTGGCGAACAAAGACACTGAGACAACCTTATAA